One region of Streptomyces sp. NBC_00442 genomic DNA includes:
- a CDS encoding glycine C-acetyltransferase, protein MYANVRDDLQKTLDEIKEAGLFKPERVISTPQSASVSVPSGDVLNFCANNYLGLADHPEVVAAAKEALDRWGYGMASVRFICGTQDVHKELEGRLSAFLGQEDTILYSSCFDANGGVFETLLDAEDAVISDALNHASIIDGIRLSKAARFRYANRDMADLEAKLKEASGARRRLIVTDGVFSMDGYIAPLREICDLADRYDAMVMVDDSHAVGFTGPGGAGTPALHGVSDRVDIITGTLGKALGGASGGYVAARAEIVALLRQRSRPYLFSNSLAPVIAAASLKVLDLLESAGDLRDKLAANTTLFRTRMGEEGFEILPGEHPIAPVMIGDAAEAARMAELLLERGVYVIGFSYPVVPMGAARIRVQLSAAHSTEDIEKTVAAFVDARESMKA, encoded by the coding sequence ATGTACGCGAACGTCCGCGACGACCTCCAGAAGACCCTCGACGAGATCAAGGAGGCCGGCCTCTTCAAGCCCGAGCGCGTGATCTCCACCCCGCAGAGCGCCTCCGTCTCCGTGCCCTCGGGCGACGTGCTCAACTTCTGTGCCAACAACTACCTGGGCCTCGCCGACCACCCCGAGGTCGTCGCCGCCGCCAAGGAAGCCCTGGACCGCTGGGGCTACGGCATGGCATCGGTCCGCTTCATCTGCGGCACCCAGGACGTCCACAAGGAGCTGGAGGGCCGCCTGTCCGCCTTCCTCGGCCAGGAGGACACGATCCTGTACTCCTCCTGCTTCGACGCCAACGGCGGTGTCTTCGAGACCCTGCTCGACGCCGAGGACGCGGTCATCTCCGACGCCCTCAACCATGCCTCGATCATCGACGGCATCCGCCTGTCCAAGGCGGCCCGCTTCCGCTATGCCAACCGCGACATGGCGGACCTGGAGGCCAAGCTCAAGGAGGCGTCCGGCGCGCGCCGCCGCCTGATCGTCACCGACGGCGTGTTCTCCATGGACGGCTACATCGCCCCGCTCCGCGAGATCTGCGACCTCGCCGACCGCTACGACGCCATGGTCATGGTCGACGACTCGCACGCCGTCGGCTTCACCGGCCCCGGCGGTGCGGGCACCCCGGCCCTGCACGGCGTGAGCGACCGCGTCGACATCATCACCGGCACCCTCGGCAAGGCGCTCGGCGGCGCTTCCGGCGGCTATGTCGCGGCCCGCGCCGAGATCGTCGCCCTGCTGCGCCAGCGCTCCCGCCCGTACCTGTTCTCGAACTCGCTCGCCCCGGTCATCGCTGCCGCGTCCCTCAAGGTGCTCGACCTCCTGGAGTCGGCCGGCGACCTGCGCGACAAGCTCGCCGCGAACACCACGCTCTTCCGTACGCGGATGGGCGAGGAGGGCTTCGAGATCCTGCCCGGCGAGCACCCCATCGCACCCGTCATGATCGGCGACGCGGCCGAGGCGGCCCGCATGGCCGAACTGCTCCTGGAGCGCGGCGTGTACGTGATCGGCTTCTCCTACCCGGTGGTCCCGATGGGTGCGGCCCGCATCCGCGTCCAGCTCTCGGCCGCGCACTCCACCGAGGACATCGAGAAGACGGTGGCCGCGTTCGTCGACGCCCGGGAGTCGATGAAGGCCTGA